The following nucleotide sequence is from Apium graveolens cultivar Ventura chromosome 4, ASM990537v1, whole genome shotgun sequence.
TGTGCTACTTCCGGGACTGAAAAATCCCAGTTCAAATTCGTTGTTTGCTGATACAATGGTCTCACCGTCTGTAATCGTCTGATTTATACTCAACACGTCTACAGCAGCGGAGTTGGTGAAGGTGGAGAGTAACAAAATGGCGGAAAATATAACTAAGGCTGCGGATTCCATCCTTCCACTGTACATTCTCTCATCAAGAATTCAAACTTGCAATTGTTGAAAAACTATTCTTGTTTGTATCCTTTTGAATTTATGCATATAGAGTGACAGACAGAAGTCACATGTATATCAGCTTTTATAGAGTTCATTAACAAATTTCACTAAATCTTTGTAAGTTGTAATAGAAAGAAAATATAAATGGTTTGGTTGAACAACCAGGATATGGTCCATGATAGAGAGATAATGTAAAAGACATCTATAACAGTTGGTTCATGACAGAGATTAAACAATTGAGTTGTCAGACACCCGTTTCCAATCAATTCCACATTATTTACATGGCTTGTTGCCATATTTTAATTTAAGGGCGGCCATCAAAAAATTCCAATTTGTTTTTATCtggaaaaaaattatttatatatttaaacaAAGGTCTCGGTCCCCGACAATCGTGTATCAGGTACCATTTATATATCACAATGTTATAAGGGCATCGAATCTATATTTTAAGAGTCCATATTGAATATTTTTTTACCTTTCAGCTATAATTTTCCGCGAAGAAGAACTTCCGATCTGCTGAAAAGCGGAAAGgtaaaaagagaaaaaaaattaatttaatccGACACACGAGTAATAATGTGTTAGATAAGGCTTCCATTGCAGCATGGTGTTATGTGATGTGATGGAACATTACTTAAAACAATTGCTTAAAGATCGAAGTCAGGCTTGAAAAGTTGATGTAAAAGTTTTGGCCCAAACTAGACCACGTACGGTAAAGGCCTGCTTTGAACATCTTTGGCTCACTTTCTACAATTTGGGTCGTGACTAAAGTAGTGAAGTTGATTCTTTTGCCCATCATTCATCAATCAAGCTAAGCATTCCCATTTCACTTTATTCTTGTCCTAGTTGATCCTGACCTACTTTCAGACTGCAATGATCAATATCAGCTTAGACTTTCATACATTTTGTTAATATGATTATGTTGTTATTAAACAAGACTTTTGTCCTGATTTGAAACATTTAGGGGCCGTTTAGATCATGTTATTTCAACCTGATTATCGGGGAATGTGAATGAAGTTCTAatatatttttgtattaaaatGTTGTTCCCATTTTCTTTAACTATGTTGAAATTTCATGATTCAAGCGGACACTTCACATAGGTTACTCGACGTCAAGTGTGTCTTGTTAAAATGTGAAACAAGTCCTCTGAGCTTCTCTTCGTTAAAGATTATACTTCAATAATATTCTCAGAGAGTAAAATAGTTAGGTGTCAGAATCAACAAAACAAGGACTAGGAGTAGTTTAGTACCAATGGTAGGCATAAGTAATACAAGTATTCTGGCTGCACCCTAGACTATATACAGTATTCTGCTGTTATAAACGTCAAAGCCTACAATCTACCGTGGTCTAACTGTCGTGATACAAAAATCGCTAGATAAAGATAACTTCTGCGTGCTTTTTAAATGATCAGTTTCATGCCGTTTTCTCTCTGTAAAAAATCCAGGTTTTTGGGGGTCGGGCAGTGCCATTTTACTACTCAACATCAGAACCACAGATGACATGTCTGGTCTGTCTTCTGGATATTCTTGAACGCAAAGTAATCCAATCTGAATAACGCGAAACACTTCGTATTGGATACTTAACTCCAAGATTGCACCGTCAATCAAATCCTCAAGCTTCTCTTCATTAAAACATCTCCAAGCCTAATTGACAAGTTACAATTCGTTTAACTCCCACACATACTAAAACTATGTCGGTAACTATATTGTTAATTTACATGCAGATGCCCTTACATGTCCCAGAAGGTTGAGATTGTGATCTGGATGTTCAAAACATCTGTTTTTCTTCCCGCTTACTATTTCCAGTACCAAGACGCCAAAACTATAAACATCGGATTTCGTTGAGAATATACCATCAATAACATACTCTGGGGGCATGTAACCACTGTAAGACAAAGAAATAACATATTAGTTTTTGCTTAAAGAACTAAAATGCTTAGTGATGTTGTATGAATCATACTATGTTCCGACAACCCTTGTTGTATTCGCTTCAGTTTGGCTTCCTCCAAAGCTTCTTGCCATGCCAAAGTCCGAAATTTTTGGATTCATCTCACCATCAAGTAAAACATTTCCAGCTTTAAGATCTCTGTGAATGATTCTTAGTTTGGAATCTTGATGAAGATACAAAAGTCCTCTGGCGACTCCATTAATAATATTGTAGACGTTTGGCCAATCTTCCAACCTGCTCATTTCTTTATCTAATCATTTGTATTAGTATTAAACTATCAGTTCATTCTTATTTTTTAATGATATCAGAATGTTAGATCAATTGCTCCACTAATGAATGATGAAAAGTTAGATCTTATTCATTCCGAGAATATACCAGAAATATAGGAATCGAGACTTTTGTTGGGCATGTACTCATAGATCAGTATCCTTTCCCCTTCTTGGATGCAATAGCCAAGAAGCGAGACTAGGTTCCGATGCTGAAGTTTAGCAATTAATGAAACTTCATTTTTGAATTCATTTATTCCTTGCCTTGAATTCTTTGACAACCTTTTCACAGCTATTTGTTGCCCGTCCTCTAACACTCCCTGCAAATTGATCATATCAAATATTCTAAATTCTCCTTTAAATTACTTATCTTGACATTGTTCGTTCTTCCTTTATCAACTCTTTAGTGTTATCTTATCTCACAATTTTATCAATATATTCAGCAAGGTGTGCAGATTATGTTTAAATATACTCAACTCATTACACTAAGCCTGCAAAAAATTAAACTGCAAACTCTTATCTGTGCCGGATAAATTTCACGTTGCTGGCAATAAAAACATAATGTGCCTCATATGCAAACGTTTTCTTAGTAAATTATTTGCTAACCCGTTATTGAGTGTCGGACACGATAATGCAAGAGTCAGAACTATTATTTCCAGAATTGGCAAGAAACAATTGTTACATTGGAGTGATAGAGCGTGTCCTAGAATGACGAAACATGTTTTTGTGCAGTAGGTACTGACCTTGTAAACAGGTCCGAATCCGCCCTCTCCAATCTTTTTATCATTGGAGAAGTTACTAGTGGCACTTGCAATTCTTCTTAACTTGAAAGATGGTATGTCCAGATTTTCCTCTTCTTTTGAATCTAAGCTCCCTGCATACTAAGAAGCAACTTAAAGGGAAATGGTGCCACAAGTATTACAATGTGTTTGACAACATACTAGAATTAAGTCTTGATGAACTACTCAAAGCAAAGCTATATGTTATCCAACACTTGCCTTCTCTATTCAGCTTTCTCTTCTTGAACAAATACAGAATGAGCAAGGCTATTATTACTGTTGCTACAGGACTTGATATTAATAGCATTCGCTTCACTCTGGATCTCTTGCTTTTACCTACATTAtaacaaaaattaaaataaataatcaaaataGAACAGATGTGTAAACTAACAGTTTTACCTAGTTCAGAGCCTGACATTCTCACATAAATGTCTTGCCCATCTTCTGTAAAGCCCTTGATATCCATCAATCCCTCAAACCATAACAAGCATCCACTTCTGCCGTTTAAAACATTTATGTTTGAATAAGCTGTACAACTGCAATTCTTCAAGCAACGACCTTTGCATTCCTCGAGATTCATGCTCAAATTGTACCACGACTGTCGCGTGTCTGGCAATTTTACTCCTGAATACTTGATGAAACCGTCTCCATGCCCACAATCCAATGGAGTTGTTCGAACACATCCATCTGTCCAGTCGGCTGCTTCCCATTTTTCTGGTATTTTTGGATGAAACCCTTTCAAACATGCACATCTCGGAGAGCTGCTAATGTCACAATTACCATATGGACCACAATGTCCATATTGATCACAGTCACTAGCTAGCAAAGTCAAATAAGTTGTCCATTCTTGATTCTGATCTTGCCATGATAGAAACTGTAAATTACCATTGGGGGTCAAGATAAACCTTGTATGGGAGCTTTCATTAAGAAGATGCAATGCATAATAAATCTCATTCTGGCCAAAGAAAAATTGGTTCAAGTAGAGTCTGTTTGATTTAGGCACTGGACTACCACTAAATCGATCACCAACCCATGGTCCACTCCTAGCATGCACTTCTGAACCTTTCCACAACATAAGCTGTGGGTAACCATGAGTATTCATTCGATGTACAAAACTTCCAGGAGACGGATCATCCACACTTTTCGACGATGAAAGATACCATTCTAATCCAGTCACCAAATCCATTCCTAGTTTCATGCCAGGTAACATAGTGTCTCCAAAATAGTCAAAACTCTGCCACACAAAATTTTCAAAGCCAACTTCTTTTTCATCCCTGAAAACAAGATTTCCGGAATCTAACAACTCTGCCACTGGATTTTTCACAAACCTCGAAGAATTCGAAGACCATAATATTGTATTAGTAGCCGCATTAGAAAATAGTGAAATTGCCTTGTTATCAATCCTTAGTATCCCAGAAGTGTTATTCAGTGGTGCAGCTCTGTTAGCCACCCATACAATTGTACCATATGATACTTTCTTGAACCATATACCCACGTACCGATTCATACTACTCCCGGGGCTGAAAAATCCCAGTTCGAATTCATTGTTTGCTGATACAAGAGTGTCCCCATCTTTAAGTGTCTGATTTATTCTCAAGACATTTAGGGAGGTGGAGCTAATAAAGATGGGGAGTAACAAAATGGTGAAAAGTAAAATGGAGGTTGTGTGTTTCATCTTTTTGCTCAAGAATTCAATCTTGTAATGAAGCTTTTTCCAAGAAACAAGTAGTGTTGAAGTTCTCTTATCTTCTTCTCCTTTGAGTAGGGACAAATGTCACATGTTAAAATGTATTTCAGCAAGCAAAATTCTCTACGTCTTTGTAACTAAAAAAAAGAGAAAGTGAAGTGCTTAAATACAATATTTACCGTTCAAAATGCAAATATATTACTAATATTTCTTCTGTAACTCAAACTAAAATGTTGAAATATTACAAGTCGTTGGAACAGTCACCCACTTTGTTCTGATCATTTCAATCTAGGTGTGCTATGAATTACTACTTATAGTAGTCTTCTGTTGTTGTAATGAAAATCTAGGAACTATCTTGCTTCAACTTCCGTAATACTTGATTTATTGGATGAAGATAACATAGGCTTTGTTTGTGAATAATCTTGTTCATGATGTTTTCTCTCTGTAAAAAATCCTGGTTTCTTGGGTTTGGGCAGTGCAATGTTACTATTCAACATCAGAACTACAGATGACATATTGGGTCTGTCTTTGGGATATTCTTGAACACAAAGTAATCCGATTTGGATAACTCTAAACACCTCATGTTTGCTGCTTGTCTCCAAGATTTCCCTGGCAATCATTCCCTCGAGTTTCTCTTCATTGAAACATCTCCATGCCTAATTAATGTAAAGTCAGTGTTTACAAGTGTTCATGTCACGAATTAACATTTGGAATATACGCACTTACGTGTCCCAGAAGGTTGAGACTGTGATCTGGATGTTCGAAACATCTGTTTCTCTGCCTGCTTACTATTTCCAGTACTAAGACACCGAAACTATAAACATCAGATTTTATTGAGAATATTCCATCAATCACATACTCCGGAGGCATGTAACCACTGTTAGACATTAAAAAACATgttagtttttttaaaaaaaatatgccAGAAATACTTTGCAATGGTGTAGAAATCGTACTATGTCCCAACAACCCTTGTCGTATTTGCTTCAGTTTGGCTTCGTCCAAAGCATCTTGCCAAGCCAAAATCTGAAATTTTTGGGTTAATATCATCATCAAGTAGAACATTGCTAGCTTTAAGATCTCTGTGAATGATTCTTAATTTGGAGTCTTGATGAAGATACAGAAGTCCCCTGGCTACTCCATTTATGATATTGTAGAGTTTTGGCCAATCCACCATCCTGCTGACTTCATTATCTGTTCATTTTACAATAGCAAGTTCAATTTGAGCTACTATTGAAAGATGTAAGAGACAGTCTGTCTGTGGAGTCTAGAAGATAACAGCACAATACTATTGTTGAGAAAAAATTGACATCGAGGAGGAATCACCGAAGATATATGAATCAAGACTTTTGTTAGGCATGTATTCATAGATCAATATCCTTTCCGTATCTTTAATGCAGTAACCAAGAAGCGAGACAAGATTCCGGTGCTGAAGTTTGGCAATCAATGAAACCTCATTTTTGAATTCATCTATCCCTTGTCTTGAATTCTCTGACAGCCTTTTTACAGCTATTTGTTGCCCGTCCTCTAGTAATCCCTTGTAAACAGGTCCAAAGCCGCCCTCTCCAATTTTGTTATTGTTAGAAAAGTTACTGGTAGCAACTAAAATTCTCTGGAATTCAATTGATGGCAACTCTAGATCTGAATTTAACATTCCTGCGAAATGAAATGAACTTAAAGTGCTGCCACAAATTCTTCACAGTTCAACCCCAAATCCTGATGAAGTACTAAAAAGGGGCCTATTATAAACTCGCATAATTTTAAGTGAAGAATAAGGTCTCAAAGACTTGCCTTCTCTCTTCAGCCTTTTCTTCTTAAACAAGAAAATGACAATTAAGGCTGATAATGCTGTTAATACTACAGGAATTAATATGAATAGAATTTTCTTCACTCTGGATCTTTTGCTTTCATCTATAGAAAAACAAAAATTTAGGTTAGTTTATTTTGTACTTCTAGCCAAAGCAGATTTAATAAAATATGTATTTCTGCGACCTGAAGTAAAATTGTCTTACATAACTCAGAGGCTGGCATTCTCACAAAGATATCTTGTCCATCTCCTGTATAGCCCCTCATATCCATCAATCCTTCAAACCATAACAAGCATCCACTTCCACCTTTTTCTACATTTATATTTGAATAAGCTGTACACGTGCAGTTCTTCAAGCACATACTTTTGCATTCCTCAAGATTCATGCTCAAATTGTACCACGTCTGTCGCGTGTCTGGCAATTTCACTCCTGAATACTTCATAAAACCGTCACCATGTCCACATTCCAATGGAGTAATTCGAACACACCCATCTTTCCAGTCGGCTGCTTCCCACTTTTCTTGTATCTTCGGATCAAAACCTCTCAAACATGAACATCTCGGAGAGCTGTTAATGTCACAAATACCATATGGACCACAAAATCCATACTGTTCACAGTCTGTCACTAGTAATGTCAAATAATTCACCCATCCTTGATCCTGATCATTCCATATTAGACGCTTTAAATTACCATCTGAAGTGAATTTTAGCAAGGCAGTAGGTGTAGTGGAACTTTGATTGAAAAGACGAAATGTGTAATAAATTTCCTtcttgtcaagaaagaattggttgtAGTAGATTGTGTTAGATTTTGGTACTGGATCACCACTAAACCGATTACCAACCCATGGTCCAGTCCTAGCATGTAGTTCTGAACCTTTCCACAACAAAAACTGCGGAAAACCATGAATATCCATTCGTTGTACAAACCTCCCTGTAGACGGATCATCAAGACTTTTCCACGATGAGTAATACCAGAAATGGCCTGTCAGCAAATCCGCTCCAGATTTCATGCCAGGTAAAATAGTATCTCCAGGATAGTCGAAACTCTGCCATACAAAATTTTCTGAGCCACCATCTTCTTGGTCCCTAAAAACAAAATTTCCGCTGTCCAATAGCTGAGCAACTGGATTTTCCACAAATCTCGAATAATTAGATGACCAAATTATAGTAGTACTGGCATTATCAAATAGTGAAATTGCCTTGTTATCGATCCGTAGTATCCCAGACGTGCTGTTTAGTGGTGCATCTCTATTAGCCACCCATACAATTGTCCCGTATGATATCTTCTTGAACCATATACCCAAGTACCGATTTGTACTACTTCCGGGGCTGAAAAATCCCAGTTCAAATTCGCTGTTTGCTGATACAATTGTGCTGCCATCACGAATTGCTTGCTTTCCTCTTAAAACATCTTCACCAGAGTTGTTGTAGAAGGAGAGTACCAAAATGGTTGAAAATAAGAGTAAGGCGTTAATGCATTCCATTGGCCTTTGATACAAAAAAGAAAATCACAATGGTTTCTTTCCATTGGCTTCTAAATATTCGATCGGTCTGATGTTAATCAGTCAACTTTATTGGTCCTACCAACTTGTCGTATGTAATAGATACTAAGTACCTGAACTATTTCAGATTTCATTTAAAATTCTAGATTTAATCAAATAATATATTTGGATAAGTAAAACAATTCAGATTTGAATTTCATTTGAAATTAAAGACATTCAAATTTTAGTATAAATACGAGAATTTGAAATAACAACACAAATCATGTCATTTGAATACCATAATTTCAAATAAAATGCGTGTTCACAAACAGGGCATCAGGGGTCAGGGGTTTGATTAAATGTGCATGGCACTCTCACTGACCAGTAGCGGAACCAGAAAGGACCCTATGCATTATTTGAAGGAGCCCTCTCAAGTCTAATTTGAATTATTGTAGTAGTAGGGGGGGCCAAATGAGGAAGCCCTTGTCCCAACTCCATCTGAACTTCAGTTTTTGCAAGAATGCCTTTCAGAAGTCACCAGTTAAAGCCACGCCAGACCTAAATATTCATAAAGAATTAatgttttatttaaaatttaatttataaataatgtGTTCTAGATAAACAATGTTTTGACATAAATTTAAATTGCTTCGACCATATATTCCAATATAAGACAAAGACTTGAGACAATCAAATATTACAAATGTTTGTGGTTGTTGATGTGTTATGCATGCTTTTCTCTGCAGTAGTGTGAACTCTGATCTTTTTGTTAGTGTGAGTGCATTATTATTCTTCTCTTTGTGACAGTCTGAACCTGTCTTTTTCTTCctaaataattataatatatttgttaattaacaaacaaaggTAAATAAATACGGGGGTTAAACATATTGAATTACATTGAGTCAATAAAATGGCACTTAGTTCTTTGCACAATGCACTTTGTTAGGCTCGCACTCCATTCAGAGCTGAGCTTCAGTTCTCGATGATGTAATGATGTTAATACTTTATAGAATAGGGGGACAGTCCCTGCCCCTTGCAAACGTTTGCTAGGAACGAATTAAGTGGCAAACAGTTTTTAAGCCGTTTGATGGTGTCATTTGCTAGGGACGAATTAAGCATCAAACAGTTTTTAAGCCGTTCAATGGTGTGATAGCAAACGTTTGAATGGTGTCAACACCATCCAACGGCTGTGATTACAAAAAATTGCCCCAGGGACCCGTACATTGTCCACGGCACAGAGAAATTACTTTTTTGCATAACACGTCCCTGGCAAACCGTTGCTAGGAACCGTGACCGCCCCCCTATAAAATAATGGTACAGGGAGGAAACTGGCGCAGATATAAACTAGCCTTCTATCAATAATCATGCCGGAGAAGCTAACTGGTTCTATGAGGCCAGGGCTATAATGCTCTCTGCACTATACACCTCTTGAAATCAATGAGGAAACTCCAGCCTAATTTACAAAAGTAGTCAAGACATTCTTCCACTGTACCTATCCTCTAACTAAGCAATGTGATTAGAAATTAAACTACAATATTATACAATACAATCATCTGAACTGAAGGAAAAGAAGTTCTTTTAAAGAAAATAATCCACTGCAGAAAACTAAGCACTACCGTGGTTCAATCGCAGTAAAACTGAAGTCGTCTGCTGAGGGTAACGTATGATTGCTTTGTGAGTTATCTTTTACATGCCGCCTTCTCTCTGTGAAAAATCCAGGTGTCTCGGGTTTTGGCAGCGCAATTGTACTGTTTAACATCATGACCACAGATGACATGTTTGGTCTGTCTTCTGGGTATTCTTGAACGCAAAGTAATCCAATTTGAACAATTCGATCTACTTCATATTGACTTAACTCCAAGATTGCCCCGTCAATCAAATCCTGAAGCTTCTCTTCATTAAAACATCTCCATGCCTAGAAGATTTAATTTCTGAGCTTACATGTAGAGGTGCAATAAATAAATGCTTGCATATGATATGCTTTTTAAATTAAAAAAGCATGTCTATAGCATAAATGTGTATAATATATGCAAATGCACTTACATGTCCCAGAAGGTTAAGATTATGATCTGCATGTTCAAAACATCTGTTTTTCTTGCCGCTTACCAATTCTAGTACTAGGACACCGAAACTATATACATCAGATTTCGTTGAGAATGTGCCATCAATCACATACTCAGGAGGCATGTAACCACTGTCGGACATAAAGAATGAGCACTTTAGTTTTAGGTAAGAAAACAAAAACTTTGTTGCAGAGTTGTATAAATCATACTATGTCCCAACAACCTTGTTGTATTTGCTTCAGTTTGGCTTCCTCCAAAGCTTCTTGCCATGCCAAAGTCTGAAATTTTCGGATTCATGTCGTGGTCAAGTAATACATTGCTAGCTTTAAGATCTCTGTGAATGATTCTTAGCTTGGAGTCTTGATGAAGATACAAAAGTCCCCTGGCAACTCCATTTATAATTTTGTAGAGCTTTGGCCAGTCTGCTAACCTGCTATTTTCTTTATCTACACATTTTCAATAATATCTATTCAAATTTTGTTATAATAAAATGATGTAAAAGATGAAAAAACAGTATAACAGTAAGATTGTAACTCAGGGGTATAATTGTTGTGAAAAAGGATAACTTCTAGAAAAGGGATATACCAAAAATATAAGAATCGAGGCTTTTGTTGGGCATGTATTCATAAATCAAAATCCTTTCCTCTTCCTCAATGCAATAACCAAGAAGTGATACAAGATTTCGATGCTGAAGTTTAGCGATCAATACTACTTCATTCTTGAATTCTTTTGTTCCTTGTCTTGAATTCTCGGACAACCTTTTCACGGCTATTTGTTGCCCATCCTCTAGCAAGCCCTTCAAATAAATTAGTAAGACATTGGTTTCTTTTCATAGAATTTAAGACGTGTCTAATCCAATCCATTAGTTTTATAAATCGTTTCCCCAGGTTATGCAGATTATGTTTCAAATCTACGAAACGTCTGGAAAAACTCTGACCTGACCACactgttggaataatcttaaatttagttattaattatttgtttatttaattatttgatatttagcaatagattaattattagagaaaaatattattttagaattgtttagtagtgggctagtggagttatggagtagattatggacatgtaatttacccattaattagtagtggttagttttagtagtagttagttttaatatgtttgtaaagcatatataatggctagtttaccttgagttttacaggaggaaaagaaaacaagaaatatagcagCACAAGTTCTCTTCaaaaatgtaggtgtcttcttttttctctaagtttttcCAACACACACATGTGTACACTAATTTTTTTGATTTAAGTAATGTCTAAGCAATTGCCTTCTCATTGCAATCATAACTCACCTTGTAAACAGGTCCGAAGCCGCCCTCTCCAATCTTTTTATCGTGGGAGAAGTTGCTGGTGGAATTTGCAATTGTTCTGAACTCAAATAATGGTAACTCCAGATTTTGGTGTTCATTTACATGTAACTGTCCTGCGTAGTTAGAAGCAACTTAAAAGCAAATGGTACACACTAACACAAGTATTTAAATGTTCAAAGGACCCTTTTTTAAAGATTAAACACTTGCCTTGACTATTCAGCTTTCTCTTCTTAAAAAAATAGAGGGATCACCCAGGTTGATACAAGTACTGTTAATACTACAGGAATTGATATGAACAGCTTTCGCTTCACTCTGTATTTTTTGCTTGTACctacaaaaacaaatcaaagtaGCATAGTCATTTAATCATTTTGATTTTGACGTTTTTATTTCTACTCAGCGCAGACTTGAGAAACAGATGTAAATGTGTAAAAATAATAGTCTTACCAAACTCGGAGACTGACATTCTCACATAAATATCTTGCCCATCTTCTGTAAAGCCCTTGATATCCATCAAATCCTGAAACCATAACAAGCATCCACTTCCACCTTTTTCAACCTTTATATTTGAATAAGCTGTACAAGAGCAATTCTTCAAGCAAATACTTTTGCATTCCTTGAGATTCATGCTTAAATTGTACCACGACTGTCTTGTGTCTGGCAATTTGACACCTGAATGCCTGATAAAACCGTCTCCATGTCCACAATCCAGTGGAGTTGTACGAACACACCCATCTTTCCAGTCTGCAGCTTCCCATTTTTCTGGTATTTTTGGATTAAACCCTCTCAGACATGAACATCTTGGAGAGCTGCTAATGTCACAAGTACCATATGGGCCGCAAACTCCATATTGATCACAATCACTGGCTAGTAAAGTCAAATAAATTGTCCACTCTTTGTTCTGATCATT
It contains:
- the LOC141721241 gene encoding G-type lectin S-receptor-like serine/threonine-protein kinase At4g27290 isoform X2; its protein translation is MKHTTSILLFTILLLPIFISSTSLNVLRINQTLKDGDTLVSANNEFELGFFSPGSSMNRYVGIWFKKVSYGTIVWVANRAAPLNNTSGILRIDNKAISLFSNAATNTILWSSNSSRFVKNPVAELLDSGNLVFRDEKEVGFENFVWQSFDYFGDTMLPGMKLGMDLVTGLEWYLSSSKSVDDPSPGSFVHRMNTHGYPQLMLWKGSEVHARSGPWVGDRFSGSPVPKSNRLYLNQFFFGQNEIYYALHLLNESSHTRFILTPNGNLQFLSWQDQNQEWTTYLTLLASDCDQYGHCGPYGNCDISSSPRCACLKGFHPKIPEKWEAADWTDGCVRTTPLDCGHGDGFIKYSGVKLPDTRQSWYNLSMNLEECKGRCLKNCSCTAYSNINVLNGRSGCLLWFEGLMDIKGFTEDGQDIYVRMSGSELGKSKRSRVKRMLLISSPVATVIIALLILYLFKKRKLNREGSLDSKEEENLDIPSFKLRRIASATSNFSNDKKIGEGGFGPVYKGVLEDGQQIAVKRLSKNSRQGINEFKNEVSLIAKLQHRNLVSLLGYCIQEGERILIYEYMPNKSLDSYISEMSRLEDWPNVYNIINGVARGLLYLHQDSKLRIIHRDLKAGNVLLDGEMNPKISDFGMARSFGGSQTEANTTRVVGTYGYMPPEYVIDGIFSTKSDVYSFGVLVLEIVSGKKNRCFEHPDHNLNLLGHAWRCFNEEKLEDLIDGAILELSIQYEVFRVIQIGLLCVQEYPEDRPDMSSVVLMLSSKMALPDPQKPGFFTERKRHETDHLKSTQKLSLSSDFCITTVRPR
- the LOC141721241 gene encoding G-type lectin S-receptor-like serine/threonine-protein kinase At4g27290 isoform X1; the protein is MKHTTSILLFTILLLPIFISSTSLNVLRINQTLKDGDTLVSANNEFELGFFSPGSSMNRYVGIWFKKVSYGTIVWVANRAAPLNNTSGILRIDNKAISLFSNAATNTILWSSNSSRFVKNPVAELLDSGNLVFRDEKEVGFENFVWQSFDYFGDTMLPGMKLGMDLVTGLEWYLSSSKSVDDPSPGSFVHRMNTHGYPQLMLWKGSEVHARSGPWVGDRFSGSPVPKSNRLYLNQFFFGQNEIYYALHLLNESSHTRFILTPNGNLQFLSWQDQNQEWTTYLTLLASDCDQYGHCGPYGNCDISSSPRCACLKGFHPKIPEKWEAADWTDGCVRTTPLDCGHGDGFIKYSGVKLPDTRQSWYNLSMNLEECKGRCLKNCSCTAYSNINVLNGRSGCLLWFEGLMDIKGFTEDGQDIYVRMSGSELGKSKRSRVKRMLLISSPVATVIIALLILYLFKKRKLNREGSLDSKEEENLDIPSFKLRRIASATSNFSNDKKIGEGGFGPVYKGVLEDGQQIAVKRLSKNSRQGINEFKNEVSLIAKLQHRNLVSLLGYCIQEGERILIYEYMPNKSLDSYISDKEMSRLEDWPNVYNIINGVARGLLYLHQDSKLRIIHRDLKAGNVLLDGEMNPKISDFGMARSFGGSQTEANTTRVVGTYGYMPPEYVIDGIFSTKSDVYSFGVLVLEIVSGKKNRCFEHPDHNLNLLGHAWRCFNEEKLEDLIDGAILELSIQYEVFRVIQIGLLCVQEYPEDRPDMSSVVLMLSSKMALPDPQKPGFFTERKRHETDHLKSTQKLSLSSDFCITTVRPR
- the LOC141721242 gene encoding G-type lectin S-receptor-like serine/threonine-protein kinase At4g27290, with protein sequence MECINALLLFSTILVLSFYNNSGEDVLRGKQAIRDGSTIVSANSEFELGFFSPGSSTNRYLGIWFKKISYGTIVWVANRDAPLNSTSGILRIDNKAISLFDNASTTIIWSSNYSRFVENPVAQLLDSGNFVFRDQEDGGSENFVWQSFDYPGDTILPGMKSGADLLTGHFWYYSSWKSLDDPSTGRFVQRMDIHGFPQFLLWKGSELHARTGPWVGNRFSGDPVPKSNTIYYNQFFLDKKEIYYTFRLFNQSSTTPTALLKFTSDGNLKRLIWNDQDQGWVNYLTLLVTDCEQYGFCGPYGICDINSSPRCSCLRGFDPKIQEKWEAADWKDGCVRITPLECGHGDGFMKYSGVKLPDTRQTWYNLSMNLEECKSMCLKNCTCTAYSNINVEKGGSGCLLWFEGLMDMRGYTGDGQDIFVRMPASELYESKRSRVKKILFILIPVVLTALSALIVIFLFKKKRLKREGMLNSDLELPSIEFQRILVATSNFSNNNKIGEGGFGPVYKGLLEDGQQIAVKRLSENSRQGIDEFKNEVSLIAKLQHRNLVSLLGYCIKDTERILIYEYMPNKSLDSYIFDNEVSRMVDWPKLYNIINGVARGLLYLHQDSKLRIIHRDLKASNVLLDDDINPKISDFGLARCFGRSQTEANTTRVVGTYGYMPPEYVIDGIFSIKSDVYSFGVLVLEIVSRQRNRCFEHPDHSLNLLGHAWRCFNEEKLEGMIAREILETSSKHEVFRVIQIGLLCVQEYPKDRPNMSSVVLMLNSNIALPKPKKPGFFTERKHHEQDYSQTKPMLSSSNKSSITEVEAR